A genomic window from Streptomyces brevispora includes:
- a CDS encoding helix-turn-helix transcriptional regulator, with the protein MDGEETSAMLARALGAQLRERHTDGPRDSAENRPDPAAPPATAPACDSARTTAFHALISDMSSHCREELLLVLPSGARPCQSFPAARIIVLNLLARGVRARLIYQHAIRGDLVTRALVRELTQHGAEVRTSAELIDPLIAFDREALVLPHPPDSSRGAGATTAVAVRDPAVVAFACAAFENLWNTASPLIPDTKKTPHAIDELKKSIVHLLSMGHKDEMVARRLSISVRTCRRHIAEIMDEQGAVSRFQAGVHLTRAGLVDDPFPPPRTAAAGNKSDPSDNPRGAEGSGHSTYEPGTSPT; encoded by the coding sequence GTGGATGGCGAGGAGACCTCGGCGATGCTGGCACGGGCGCTCGGAGCGCAACTGCGCGAACGTCACACGGACGGCCCCCGCGACAGCGCGGAGAACCGGCCGGACCCCGCGGCTCCTCCCGCCACCGCCCCTGCGTGCGACTCCGCCCGCACCACGGCCTTTCACGCGCTGATCAGTGACATGAGCAGCCACTGCCGCGAGGAGCTCCTCCTCGTCCTACCCAGTGGCGCCCGCCCCTGCCAGTCCTTCCCGGCCGCCCGGATCATCGTGCTGAACCTGCTCGCCCGCGGGGTGCGGGCCCGGCTGATCTACCAGCACGCCATACGCGGCGACCTGGTCACCCGGGCCCTGGTGCGGGAGCTGACCCAGCACGGCGCCGAGGTCAGGACCAGTGCCGAACTGATCGATCCGCTCATCGCCTTCGATCGCGAAGCGCTCGTCCTGCCCCACCCCCCGGACTCCTCCCGGGGAGCCGGCGCGACGACGGCGGTCGCGGTGCGGGACCCGGCCGTGGTCGCCTTCGCCTGCGCCGCTTTCGAAAACCTGTGGAACACCGCAAGCCCACTCATTCCCGACACGAAGAAGACTCCGCACGCAATCGATGAACTCAAGAAATCGATAGTGCACCTTCTGTCCATGGGCCACAAAGACGAAATGGTGGCTCGCCGGCTCAGCATATCGGTCCGCACATGCCGTCGGCATATTGCCGAAATAATGGATGAACAGGGAGCCGTCAGCCGCTTTCAAGCCGGTGTCCATCTGACTCGGGCGGGCCTGGTCGACGATCCCTTTCCTCCGCCCCGGACGGCCGCCGCGGGGAATAAGTCCGACCCATCGGATAATCCCCGTGGCGCGGAAGGGTCCGGGCACTCGACATACGAGCCCGGAACATC
- a CDS encoding 4'-phosphopantetheinyl transferase family protein, with the protein MIAAILPPDVAAVSTFGDLSPTRDRGLFPAEAAAVAQAVARRRAEFTTVRLCARRAMAELGLPPAPLLSGKRGAINWPDGVTGSMTHCPGFRAAAIARTEAIASLGIDAEPNLPLPDGVLEVISLPRERAGLAELSRRRPDVHWDRLLFSAKESVFKTWYPLTRRELDFTEAELDFDPAGTFSARLLVPGPELAGRRHGAFSGRWTVGRGFVLTAIALPA; encoded by the coding sequence ATGATCGCCGCCATACTGCCCCCGGACGTGGCCGCCGTGAGCACGTTCGGCGATCTGTCACCCACGCGGGACCGCGGGCTCTTTCCGGCGGAGGCGGCAGCGGTCGCCCAGGCGGTGGCGCGCCGCCGGGCCGAGTTCACCACCGTGCGGCTGTGCGCACGGCGTGCCATGGCCGAGCTCGGTCTGCCGCCGGCCCCCCTGTTGTCCGGGAAGCGGGGTGCGATCAACTGGCCGGACGGGGTGACCGGCAGCATGACCCACTGCCCCGGCTTCCGCGCGGCGGCGATCGCCCGCACCGAGGCCATCGCGTCACTGGGCATCGACGCGGAACCCAATCTGCCGCTGCCCGACGGTGTCCTGGAGGTCATCTCCCTGCCGCGCGAGAGGGCCGGGCTCGCCGAACTCTCCCGGCGGCGCCCGGACGTGCACTGGGACCGGTTGCTGTTCAGCGCCAAGGAGTCGGTGTTCAAGACCTGGTATCCGCTGACCCGGCGTGAGCTCGACTTCACGGAGGCGGAGCTCGACTTCGACCCGGCGGGCACGTTCTCGGCGCGGCTGCTGGTGCCGGGGCCCGAACTGGCCGGGCGACGTCACGGCGCGTTCTCCGGGCGCTGGACGGTGGGGCGCGGCTTCGTCCTGACCGCGATCGCACTGCCGGCGTGA
- a CDS encoding metallophosphoesterase family protein — translation MTHGKLLALSDQHVAHAENRRITESLRPESEDDWLLVAGDVGEKFEDIAWALKLLSERFSQVVWAPGNHELWTPPSDPVTLRGVARYEALVEMCRGLGVLTPEDPYPVWHGGEAPVTVAPLFVLYDYSFFAPGTGTKEESLRVAHQSGVVCTDEFLLHPDPYPSRDAWCRARVTLTEERLAAVDPRYGTVLVNHYPLVRDPTRVLRHPEFAQWCGTELTADWHRRFRAVTVVYGHLHIPRVTAHDGVRFEEVSIGYPREWRSRPSRSPLRQILPRPASGHAG, via the coding sequence GTGACCCACGGAAAGCTGCTCGCGCTGAGCGACCAGCACGTCGCCCATGCGGAGAACCGGCGCATCACGGAGTCCCTCCGGCCGGAGTCCGAGGACGACTGGCTGCTCGTCGCCGGGGATGTCGGCGAGAAGTTCGAGGACATCGCCTGGGCGCTGAAACTCCTCTCGGAGCGTTTCTCCCAGGTCGTCTGGGCCCCCGGCAACCACGAGTTGTGGACCCCTCCCTCCGACCCCGTCACGCTGCGCGGCGTCGCACGCTACGAGGCCCTGGTCGAGATGTGCCGGGGCCTGGGCGTACTGACCCCCGAGGACCCGTACCCGGTCTGGCACGGCGGGGAGGCACCGGTCACGGTCGCCCCCCTGTTCGTGCTGTACGACTACTCCTTCTTCGCCCCCGGGACCGGTACCAAGGAGGAATCCCTGCGGGTCGCCCACCAATCGGGGGTGGTGTGCACCGATGAGTTCCTGCTCCACCCCGACCCGTACCCGTCGCGGGACGCCTGGTGCCGGGCCCGGGTCACCCTCACCGAGGAACGGCTCGCGGCCGTCGACCCCCGGTACGGCACGGTCCTGGTCAACCACTATCCGCTGGTACGGGACCCGACGCGGGTCCTGCGCCACCCCGAGTTCGCCCAGTGGTGCGGCACGGAGCTGACCGCCGACTGGCACCGGCGCTTCCGGGCGGTCACCGTCGTCTACGGCCACCTCCACATACCCCGGGTCACCGCCCACGACGGGGTCCGCTTCGAGGAGGTGTCGATCGGATACCCGAGGGAGTGGCGTTCCCGGCCGTCCCGCTCCCCGCTGCGCCAGATCCTGCCCCGGCCCGCGTCGGGGCACGCGGGATGA
- a CDS encoding helix-turn-helix transcriptional regulator, producing MATHQLHAALGDFLEAGRLARSWGVDRPAILPWRTDAADVLFRLGETQRAKVLVEQQFADPDARRPWVRGISLRLRAVTSDPRQQLALLNQSVDELSRSGDRVELTRSLAALGRSLRAIAEPARADAVIRRAWNLARECGAQSLCEEIRPELGPEDRMSRSGAPEEYRSDPDTKLSDSERRVATLAASGYTNREISLKLHITVSTVEQHLTRVYRKLNITRRQDLPVDLHLAVSAAEAV from the coding sequence ATGGCGACCCATCAACTCCACGCCGCGCTGGGCGACTTCCTGGAAGCGGGCCGGCTCGCCAGGAGCTGGGGCGTGGACCGGCCGGCGATCCTGCCCTGGCGCACGGACGCGGCCGACGTACTGTTCCGGCTCGGTGAGACGCAGCGGGCCAAAGTGCTCGTGGAACAGCAGTTCGCGGACCCTGACGCGCGAAGACCGTGGGTGCGCGGGATCAGTCTGCGGCTGCGCGCGGTGACGTCGGATCCGCGCCAGCAACTCGCCCTGCTCAACCAGTCGGTCGACGAACTGAGCCGCTCCGGCGACCGGGTGGAGCTGACCCGTTCGCTCGCCGCGCTGGGCCGTTCCCTGCGGGCGATCGCCGAGCCCGCCCGGGCCGACGCGGTGATCCGCAGGGCCTGGAACCTGGCGCGGGAGTGCGGTGCCCAGTCGCTGTGCGAGGAGATCCGCCCGGAGCTCGGCCCGGAGGACCGGATGAGCCGGAGCGGCGCCCCGGAGGAGTACCGCTCCGATCCCGACACCAAGCTGAGCGACTCCGAGCGCCGGGTGGCCACCCTCGCGGCGAGCGGCTACACCAACCGTGAGATCTCCCTGAAACTTCACATCACCGTCAGTACCGTGGAGCAGCACCTCACGCGCGTCTATCGCAAGCTCAACATCACGCGCCGGCAGGACCTGCCGGTGGACCTCCACCTCGCGGTCTCCGCTGCCGAAGCCGTCTGA
- a CDS encoding PqqD family peptide modification chaperone, whose protein sequence is MPVRPEHGVTSRVTEDGYLEFLTPADGAGYRCSPVAAAMWIALRQHNGHIGPAAEMLAELWCTDPENTRTDMDIWVSELRDAGLVRDEL, encoded by the coding sequence GTGCCGGTACGACCAGAACACGGCGTCACCTCACGCGTCACCGAGGACGGGTACCTCGAATTCCTCACCCCGGCGGACGGCGCCGGCTACCGGTGCAGCCCCGTCGCCGCGGCCATGTGGATCGCACTGCGCCAGCACAACGGCCACATCGGCCCGGCGGCCGAGATGCTGGCCGAGCTGTGGTGCACGGACCCGGAGAACACCCGTACCGACATGGACATCTGGGTGAGCGAGCTGCGGGACGCCGGCCTGGTGCGCGACGAACTCTGA
- a CDS encoding TetR/AcrR family transcriptional regulator — MTTGEGSSTEGVGLPNSIAVLWELRNREQRTARTGLSVERIVTAAIESADADGLAGLSMSRVAKSLDFGTMSLYRHVSSKDELRQLMLDMAYGVPPRIETAAGDWRDGLEQWARAFQEVFHRHPWMLQISVSGPPLEPGQLSWLECGLRTLGGTALRPDEKLSVMMLMIGYVRNNVQMSLGVVTQDISEEDLMANYGRALAKYADSASFPALAELLEAGAFNEPEDDFTFGLQRVLDGVEVLARIRNGEKPLT; from the coding sequence ATGACTACTGGTGAAGGATCGAGCACGGAAGGCGTCGGCCTGCCGAACAGCATCGCGGTGCTCTGGGAACTGCGGAACAGGGAACAGCGCACCGCGCGTACCGGCCTGAGCGTCGAGCGCATCGTGACGGCCGCCATCGAGTCGGCGGACGCCGACGGCCTCGCCGGGCTGTCCATGTCCCGGGTCGCCAAGAGCCTCGACTTCGGCACCATGTCGCTGTACCGCCACGTGTCGAGCAAGGACGAGCTGCGGCAGCTGATGCTGGACATGGCCTACGGCGTCCCGCCCCGCATCGAGACGGCGGCGGGGGACTGGCGGGACGGGCTGGAGCAGTGGGCCCGCGCCTTCCAGGAGGTCTTCCACCGGCACCCCTGGATGCTCCAGATCTCGGTCAGTGGGCCGCCCCTGGAGCCGGGCCAGCTCAGCTGGCTGGAGTGCGGGCTGCGCACCCTGGGCGGCACCGCCCTGAGGCCGGACGAGAAGCTCTCCGTGATGATGCTGATGATCGGCTACGTGCGCAACAACGTGCAGATGTCGCTCGGTGTCGTCACCCAGGACATCAGCGAGGAGGACCTGATGGCCAACTACGGCCGTGCGCTGGCCAAGTACGCCGACTCCGCCTCGTTCCCCGCCCTCGCCGAACTGCTGGAGGCCGGGGCGTTCAACGAGCCCGAGGACGACTTCACCTTCGGGCTCCAGCGGGTCCTGGACGGAGTCGAGGTACTGGCCCGGATCCGCAACGGCGAGAAGCCGCTCACCTGA
- a CDS encoding MFS transporter yields the protein MTENKPRAGLKEWLGLVVIVLVTLLIAIDISVLGFAITPISESLKPSATQLLWITDIYSFVLAGALITMGWVGDRFGRRKLLITGALVFGVASALAATADTPEMLIGSRALLGLGAATLTPTSLALIRNMFHDSKQRKSAIAAWSGTLATGAALGPVVGGLLLNNFWWGSVFMINTPVMVLVLILAPILLPERRDTSRGKLDVLGAFLSVAGIMPFIYGLKELAVDGWDRDPAIWAAVGLVLLIAFVQRQRMTSHPLIDISLFRYGGFTGAILTNLMVMFSFMGVSILTNQYLQMVLGMTPFRAALWSMAVMPAIGIAVGLVSALSRKVKPVFLVTSGMLVMAIGFGVLSRLTVGSNVAVLLVGVGLMAAGMTASKTLTAEIVVTSAPKEHAGSSTATSETFTEFGSAFGFAVIGSIGSAIYRHDMNAVNPAGLGGEALGAVRNTIGGAATVAAQQPAAIGSELISASREAFTHGLQVAALSGAAAMVVVAAIVAMLLRKVPIETGEPTDPYDIDAPATVPAPARMQPTAS from the coding sequence GTGACAGAAAACAAGCCCCGGGCGGGGCTCAAGGAATGGCTCGGCCTCGTGGTGATCGTCCTGGTCACCCTGCTGATCGCCATTGACATCTCGGTACTCGGCTTCGCGATCACGCCCATCAGCGAGTCGCTGAAGCCGAGCGCCACCCAGCTGCTGTGGATCACGGACATCTACAGCTTCGTGCTGGCCGGCGCGCTGATCACGATGGGCTGGGTGGGTGACCGCTTCGGACGGCGGAAGCTCCTGATCACCGGGGCCCTGGTCTTCGGCGTCGCGTCCGCGCTCGCCGCGACCGCGGACACTCCCGAGATGCTCATCGGCTCGCGCGCCCTGCTGGGACTCGGCGCCGCGACGCTGACGCCGACCTCGCTGGCCCTGATCCGCAACATGTTCCACGATTCCAAGCAGCGCAAGTCGGCCATCGCCGCCTGGAGCGGCACCCTCGCCACCGGCGCGGCCCTCGGCCCGGTCGTGGGCGGACTGCTGCTGAACAACTTCTGGTGGGGTTCGGTCTTCATGATCAACACCCCGGTCATGGTGCTGGTGCTGATCCTGGCCCCGATCCTGCTGCCGGAGCGACGCGACACCTCGCGCGGCAAGCTGGACGTGCTCGGCGCGTTCCTGTCGGTCGCGGGCATCATGCCGTTCATCTACGGCCTCAAGGAGCTGGCCGTGGACGGCTGGGACCGCGACCCCGCGATCTGGGCAGCCGTCGGTCTCGTGCTGCTCATCGCCTTCGTGCAGCGCCAGCGCATGACGTCCCACCCACTCATCGACATCTCGCTGTTCCGCTACGGCGGCTTCACCGGGGCGATCCTGACCAACCTGATGGTGATGTTCTCGTTCATGGGCGTCAGCATCCTCACCAACCAGTACCTCCAGATGGTGCTGGGCATGACACCGTTCCGGGCGGCCCTGTGGTCCATGGCGGTGATGCCGGCGATCGGGATCGCGGTCGGCCTCGTCTCGGCCCTGTCCCGCAAGGTCAAACCGGTCTTCCTGGTCACCAGCGGCATGCTGGTGATGGCCATCGGCTTCGGCGTGCTCAGCCGCCTCACGGTGGGCTCGAACGTCGCCGTCCTGCTGGTGGGCGTGGGGCTGATGGCGGCCGGCATGACGGCGTCGAAGACGCTCACGGCGGAGATCGTCGTCACCTCGGCGCCGAAGGAGCACGCCGGATCGTCCACGGCGACCTCGGAGACGTTCACCGAGTTCGGCAGCGCGTTCGGCTTCGCGGTCATCGGGAGCATCGGTTCCGCCATCTACCGGCATGACATGAACGCGGTGAACCCGGCCGGTCTCGGCGGCGAGGCGCTGGGCGCGGTCCGCAACACCATCGGCGGCGCCGCCACGGTCGCCGCCCAGCAGCCGGCCGCGATCGGCTCCGAACTGATCTCCGCCAGCCGTGAGGCCTTCACCCACGGCCTCCAGGTAGCCGCGCTGTCCGGGGCCGCCGCCATGGTCGTGGTCGCCGCGATCGTCGCGATGCTGCTGCGCAAGGTGCCGATCGAGACGGGCGAGCCGACCGACCCGTACGACATCGACGCACCGGCGACCGTACCCGCTCCGGCACGTATGCAGCCCACCGCGAGCTGA
- a CDS encoding cold-shock protein, with product MVIGRVVRFDGAKGYGFIAPDHGGEDVFLHVNDLLIPEASLRPGLMVEFEIEQGDRGLKASSVQLAPGSGPAVVPAAVFPGRADSPSRQIADGDDVLCDVLNSEEYVRDVTEVLLESAPTLTAAHVLQVRQGMLLFAKKHGWVEG from the coding sequence ATGGTCATCGGTCGTGTGGTGCGGTTCGACGGTGCGAAGGGCTATGGGTTCATCGCTCCCGACCATGGCGGCGAGGACGTCTTCCTCCATGTGAACGACCTTCTCATTCCCGAGGCCTCCCTCCGGCCCGGTCTGATGGTCGAGTTCGAGATCGAGCAGGGCGACCGGGGCCTGAAGGCATCCTCGGTGCAGCTCGCCCCCGGCAGCGGGCCGGCAGTGGTTCCGGCAGCTGTGTTCCCGGGGCGCGCCGACTCCCCGAGCCGGCAGATCGCGGACGGCGACGACGTGTTGTGCGATGTGCTCAACTCGGAGGAGTACGTACGGGACGTCACGGAAGTGCTGCTGGAATCGGCACCCACGCTCACCGCGGCGCACGTTCTTCAGGTACGCCAGGGGATGCTGCTGTTCGCCAAGAAGCACGGCTGGGTCGAGGGCTGA
- a CDS encoding enoyl-CoA hydratase/isomerase family protein: MTVTLEVSGGVGTIRLDRPPMNALDIATQDRLRELAEEASGRDDVRAVVLYGGEKVFAAGADIKEMQAMDHPAMVVRSKALQESFTAVARIPKPVVAAVTGYALGGGCELALCADFRIVGDNAKLGQPEIMLGLIPGAGGTQRLARLVGPSKAKDLIFTGRHVKADEALAMGLVDRVVPSAEVYEHAHAWAARLAKGPALALRAAKEAIDAGLETDIDSGLTIERTWFAGLFATEDRERGMRSFVDEGPGKAKFL; this comes from the coding sequence ATGACCGTAACCCTCGAAGTAAGCGGCGGCGTCGGCACGATCCGGCTGGACCGTCCGCCGATGAACGCCCTGGACATCGCCACCCAGGACCGGCTGCGCGAGCTCGCCGAGGAGGCGTCCGGGCGCGACGACGTGCGCGCCGTGGTGCTCTACGGCGGCGAGAAGGTGTTCGCGGCGGGCGCGGACATCAAGGAGATGCAGGCCATGGACCACCCCGCGATGGTCGTACGGTCCAAGGCCCTGCAGGAGTCCTTCACCGCGGTGGCCAGGATCCCCAAGCCCGTCGTCGCGGCCGTCACCGGCTACGCGCTCGGCGGCGGCTGTGAACTGGCCCTCTGCGCCGACTTCCGGATCGTCGGCGACAACGCCAAGCTGGGACAGCCGGAGATCATGCTCGGCCTGATCCCGGGCGCGGGCGGCACCCAGCGGCTCGCCCGTCTCGTGGGCCCCTCCAAGGCCAAGGACCTGATCTTCACCGGCCGCCACGTCAAGGCCGACGAGGCCCTCGCCATGGGCCTGGTGGACCGTGTGGTGCCCAGCGCCGAGGTGTACGAGCACGCGCACGCCTGGGCCGCCAGACTGGCGAAGGGCCCGGCCCTCGCGCTGCGCGCCGCCAAGGAGGCCATCGACGCCGGACTGGAGACGGACATCGACTCCGGCCTCACGATCGAGCGGACCTGGTTCGCCGGACTCTTCGCCACGGAGGACCGGGAGCGCGGTATGCGCAGCTTTGTGGACGAAGGACCGGGCAAGGCCAAATTCCTCTGA
- a CDS encoding ATP-binding protein, which translates to MMVSMAGLEGVEQPRQRCGATAARRMPAVENEQAFKALELFGNPTEDEVRLPSRPESAATARRLTSCVVLGQWALSPQTAEYAVLLVSELVGNAVRHTGARVFGLRMLRRRGWIRIEVRDPSRGLPCLMPVQEMDISGRGLFLVDKLSDRWGVDLLPRGKVTWFEMRISDR; encoded by the coding sequence ATGATGGTGTCCATGGCGGGCCTGGAGGGTGTGGAGCAGCCGCGACAGCGCTGCGGCGCGACAGCGGCACGGAGGATGCCGGCTGTCGAGAACGAACAGGCGTTCAAGGCGCTGGAGTTGTTCGGAAATCCGACGGAGGACGAAGTCCGGCTGCCCTCCCGCCCGGAGTCCGCGGCCACCGCCCGCCGGCTCACTTCCTGTGTGGTGCTGGGTCAGTGGGCGCTCTCCCCGCAGACCGCCGAGTACGCCGTCCTGCTCGTTTCGGAACTCGTCGGCAACGCCGTACGGCACACCGGCGCCAGGGTCTTCGGTCTGCGGATGCTGCGCCGTCGCGGCTGGATCAGGATCGAGGTGCGCGACCCCTCGCGTGGACTCCCGTGCCTCATGCCCGTGCAGGAGATGGACATCAGCGGGCGGGGCCTCTTCCTCGTCGACAAGCTGTCCGACCGGTGGGGTGTGGATCTGCTGCCGCGCGGCAAGGTCACCTGGTTCGAGATGCGGATCTCCGACCGCTGA
- a CDS encoding polysaccharide deacetylase family protein, with translation MNASDTPVHRRSALRAGAGAALVAALAAGCGDGNSAGTSAKTLTHPAPKKPAGTAGAPAPAPAPRRFPGQPVQIDHGPRDRARVALTFHGQGDPAIARTVLAEAERARAKVTVLAVGSWLDEHPEMARRILDGGHDLGNHTQHHIDISSMGEAQAYAEITGCAQRLRRLTGSIGTWFRPSRTQYATPLVQRLAVRAGYPHVLSYDVDSLDFTSPGAAAVTRKVAGEIRNGSVVSMHFGYADTVAALPVLLTELDRRGLRAVTTTELLT, from the coding sequence ATGAACGCCTCCGACACACCGGTGCACCGCCGCAGCGCCCTGCGCGCAGGAGCCGGGGCCGCCCTCGTCGCAGCCCTCGCCGCCGGTTGCGGGGACGGGAACAGTGCCGGGACATCGGCGAAGACCCTCACCCACCCGGCACCGAAGAAGCCGGCCGGTACCGCCGGAGCGCCCGCCCCCGCGCCCGCCCCACGCCGCTTCCCCGGGCAGCCGGTGCAGATCGACCACGGCCCCCGCGACCGGGCGCGCGTCGCCCTCACCTTCCACGGCCAGGGCGACCCCGCCATCGCCCGGACCGTCCTGGCCGAGGCCGAACGGGCCCGTGCGAAGGTCACCGTGCTCGCCGTCGGCAGCTGGCTCGACGAACACCCCGAGATGGCCCGCCGGATCCTCGACGGCGGCCACGACCTCGGCAACCACACCCAACACCACATCGACATCTCCTCGATGGGCGAGGCGCAGGCGTACGCGGAGATCACCGGCTGCGCCCAGCGGCTGCGCCGGCTCACCGGCTCCATCGGCACCTGGTTCCGGCCCTCGCGCACCCAGTACGCCACCCCGCTCGTCCAGCGGCTCGCCGTCCGCGCGGGGTATCCGCACGTCCTCTCGTACGACGTGGACTCCCTCGACTTCACCTCGCCCGGCGCCGCGGCCGTCACCCGCAAGGTGGCCGGGGAGATCCGTAACGGATCGGTGGTGAGCATGCACTTCGGCTACGCGGACACGGTCGCCGCGCTGCCCGTCCTTCTCACCGAACTCGACCGCCGCGGACTGCGTGCGGTGACGACCACGGAGCTGTTGACCTGA